Proteins encoded together in one Penaeus vannamei isolate JL-2024 chromosome 41, ASM4276789v1, whole genome shotgun sequence window:
- the LOC113811204 gene encoding uncharacterized protein isoform X2: MVQEWAGAGVGGRARLRGDNSPSRARVSGGSLAMKPLLGALLLGALCDGLWASGQDPCTESEGTTAKTTMTRYLDFSFWYDSDHPPQGVQIALTGGSLRGAGFNFTRYERKDSKYLIRTSTSTSKHRLSPSSGWKNWSLSTGGRKGVRLVDIDRKITLPVSIPKGGIDICYEVELKSTAELLWRLCPKASPLCAVATWPETTSGTPQLPAFVDRTTDGLSTTTTGSPPSQSTTFESSTSSPTSQSPTYETPTTSPKSPILKSLTTTSASQSPTSETPTTTSQSPTSETAQISSKSPILKSPTTTATSQSPTSGHPTTTSASQSPTSAHPTATSASQSPTSGHPTTTSASQSPTPEPSVPPLIPAKTTTSTTTTTPATPLSALQQGSGSPSPRLKAASGLIVFFAHLIIFLIYSVFSRLI; this comes from the exons ATGGTACAGGAGTGGGCGGGAGCaggagtgggcgggcgggcgaggctcAGGGGAGATAACAGTCCATCCCGCGCCCGTGTGAGTGGGGGAAGCCTCGCCATGAAGCCTCTCTTGGGCGCGCTTCTGCTGGGCGCTCTGTGCGACGGCCTTTGGGCCTCAGGCCAAG ACCCGTGCACCGAGAGCGAAGGGACGACCGCCAAAACGACCATGACACGCTACCTCGACTTCTCCTTCTGGTACGACAGCGACCACCCGCCACAGGGGGTTCAGATCGCCTTGACGGGGGGGAGCCTCAGGGGAGCGGGATTCAACTTCACCAGGTATGAAAG gAAGGACTCGAAGTACCTCATCCgcacctcgacctcgacctccaaGCACCGACTCTCCCCCTCGAGCGGCTGGAAGAACTGGTCCCTCTCGACGGGCGGCAGGAAGGGCGTTCGGCTCGTGGACATCGATAGGAAAATAACCCTTCCTGTCTCCATACCTAAGGGCGGAATTGACATCTGTTACGAGGTTGAATTGAAGTCGACAGCGGAGTTGCTTTGGAGACTTTGTCCAAAAG CGTCGCCGCTGTGTGCCGTGGCAACCTGGCCAGAAACCACGTCGGGAACGCCACAATTGCCAGCGTTTGTCGATCGAACTACAGACGGATTATCAACAACGACCACGGGATCTCCTCCTTCACAATCTACCACTTTCGAATCTTCAACCTCATCTCCAACATCACAGTCCCCAACCTACGAAACCCCAACCACATCACCAAAATCCCCAATTTTGAAATCGCTAACGACAACTTCGGCTTCACAGTCCCCAACCTCTGAAACCCCAACCACGACATCACAATCCCCAACTTCTGAAACCGCCCAAATATCATCAAAATCCCCAATTTTGAAATcgccaacgacaacagcaacatccCAATCCCCAACTTCTGGACACCCAACCACAACTTCGGCTTCACAATCCCCAACTTCTGCACACCCAACCGCAACTTCGGCTTCACAATCCCCAACTTCTGGACACCCAACCACAACTTCGGCTTCACAATCCCCAACTCCCGAACCGTCAGTACCACCCCTAATACCAGCTAAAACGACCACCTCGACCACCACGACCACCCCTGCCACGCCTCTGAGCGCCCTGCAGCAGGGTAGTGGCTCTCCGTCTCCCAGGTTGAAGGCAGCTTCGGGTTTAATTGTCTTTTTCGCACAtttaattatctttcttatttattcagtCTTCAGTCGTTTAATTTGA
- the LOC113811204 gene encoding uncharacterized protein isoform X1, with protein MVQEWAGAGVGGRARLRGDNSPSRARVSGGSLAMKPLLGALLLGALCDGLWASGQDPCTESEGTTAKTTMTRYLDFSFWYDSDHPPQGVQIALTGGSLRGAGFNFTRYERKDSKYLIRTSTSTSKHRLSPSSGWKNWSLSTGGRKGVRLVDIDRKITLPVSIPKGGIDICYEVELKSTAELLWRLCPKEASPLCAVATWPETTSGTPQLPAFVDRTTDGLSTTTTGSPPSQSTTFESSTSSPTSQSPTYETPTTSPKSPILKSLTTTSASQSPTSETPTTTSQSPTSETAQISSKSPILKSPTTTATSQSPTSGHPTTTSASQSPTSAHPTATSASQSPTSGHPTTTSASQSPTPEPSVPPLIPAKTTTSTTTTTPATPLSALQQGSGSPSPRLKAASGLIVFFAHLIIFLIYSVFSRLI; from the exons ATGGTACAGGAGTGGGCGGGAGCaggagtgggcgggcgggcgaggctcAGGGGAGATAACAGTCCATCCCGCGCCCGTGTGAGTGGGGGAAGCCTCGCCATGAAGCCTCTCTTGGGCGCGCTTCTGCTGGGCGCTCTGTGCGACGGCCTTTGGGCCTCAGGCCAAG ACCCGTGCACCGAGAGCGAAGGGACGACCGCCAAAACGACCATGACACGCTACCTCGACTTCTCCTTCTGGTACGACAGCGACCACCCGCCACAGGGGGTTCAGATCGCCTTGACGGGGGGGAGCCTCAGGGGAGCGGGATTCAACTTCACCAGGTATGAAAG gAAGGACTCGAAGTACCTCATCCgcacctcgacctcgacctccaaGCACCGACTCTCCCCCTCGAGCGGCTGGAAGAACTGGTCCCTCTCGACGGGCGGCAGGAAGGGCGTTCGGCTCGTGGACATCGATAGGAAAATAACCCTTCCTGTCTCCATACCTAAGGGCGGAATTGACATCTGTTACGAGGTTGAATTGAAGTCGACAGCGGAGTTGCTTTGGAGACTTTGTCCAAAAG AAGCGTCGCCGCTGTGTGCCGTGGCAACCTGGCCAGAAACCACGTCGGGAACGCCACAATTGCCAGCGTTTGTCGATCGAACTACAGACGGATTATCAACAACGACCACGGGATCTCCTCCTTCACAATCTACCACTTTCGAATCTTCAACCTCATCTCCAACATCACAGTCCCCAACCTACGAAACCCCAACCACATCACCAAAATCCCCAATTTTGAAATCGCTAACGACAACTTCGGCTTCACAGTCCCCAACCTCTGAAACCCCAACCACGACATCACAATCCCCAACTTCTGAAACCGCCCAAATATCATCAAAATCCCCAATTTTGAAATcgccaacgacaacagcaacatccCAATCCCCAACTTCTGGACACCCAACCACAACTTCGGCTTCACAATCCCCAACTTCTGCACACCCAACCGCAACTTCGGCTTCACAATCCCCAACTTCTGGACACCCAACCACAACTTCGGCTTCACAATCCCCAACTCCCGAACCGTCAGTACCACCCCTAATACCAGCTAAAACGACCACCTCGACCACCACGACCACCCCTGCCACGCCTCTGAGCGCCCTGCAGCAGGGTAGTGGCTCTCCGTCTCCCAGGTTGAAGGCAGCTTCGGGTTTAATTGTCTTTTTCGCACAtttaattatctttcttatttattcagtCTTCAGTCGTTTAATTTGA
- the LOC113811204 gene encoding uncharacterized protein isoform X3 has product MKPLLGALLLGALCDGLWASGQGRDLTDPPPPFPAPPEADPCTESEGTTAKTTMTRYLDFSFWYDSDHPPQGVQIALTGGSLRGAGFNFTRYERKDSKYLIRTSTSTSKHRLSPSSGWKNWSLSTGGRKGVRLVDIDRKITLPVSIPKGGIDICYEVELKSTAELLWRLCPKEASPLCAVATWPETTSGTPQLPAFVDRTTDGLSTTTTGSPPSQSTTFESSTSSPTSQSPTYETPTTSPKSPILKSLTTTSASQSPTSETPTTTSQSPTSETAQISSKSPILKSPTTTATSQSPTSGHPTTTSASQSPTSAHPTATSASQSPTSGHPTTTSASQSPTPEPSVPPLIPAKTTTSTTTTTPATPLSALQQGSGSPSPRLKAASGLIVFFAHLIIFLIYSVFSRLI; this is encoded by the exons ATGAAGCCTCTCTTGGGCGCGCTTCTGCTGGGCGCTCTGTGCGACGGCCTTTGGGCCTCAGGCCAAG GGCGTGACCTCaccgaccctcccccccccttccccgccccccccgaaGCAGACCCGTGCACCGAGAGCGAAGGGACGACCGCCAAAACGACCATGACACGCTACCTCGACTTCTCCTTCTGGTACGACAGCGACCACCCGCCACAGGGGGTTCAGATCGCCTTGACGGGGGGGAGCCTCAGGGGAGCGGGATTCAACTTCACCAGGTATGAAAG gAAGGACTCGAAGTACCTCATCCgcacctcgacctcgacctccaaGCACCGACTCTCCCCCTCGAGCGGCTGGAAGAACTGGTCCCTCTCGACGGGCGGCAGGAAGGGCGTTCGGCTCGTGGACATCGATAGGAAAATAACCCTTCCTGTCTCCATACCTAAGGGCGGAATTGACATCTGTTACGAGGTTGAATTGAAGTCGACAGCGGAGTTGCTTTGGAGACTTTGTCCAAAAG AAGCGTCGCCGCTGTGTGCCGTGGCAACCTGGCCAGAAACCACGTCGGGAACGCCACAATTGCCAGCGTTTGTCGATCGAACTACAGACGGATTATCAACAACGACCACGGGATCTCCTCCTTCACAATCTACCACTTTCGAATCTTCAACCTCATCTCCAACATCACAGTCCCCAACCTACGAAACCCCAACCACATCACCAAAATCCCCAATTTTGAAATCGCTAACGACAACTTCGGCTTCACAGTCCCCAACCTCTGAAACCCCAACCACGACATCACAATCCCCAACTTCTGAAACCGCCCAAATATCATCAAAATCCCCAATTTTGAAATcgccaacgacaacagcaacatccCAATCCCCAACTTCTGGACACCCAACCACAACTTCGGCTTCACAATCCCCAACTTCTGCACACCCAACCGCAACTTCGGCTTCACAATCCCCAACTTCTGGACACCCAACCACAACTTCGGCTTCACAATCCCCAACTCCCGAACCGTCAGTACCACCCCTAATACCAGCTAAAACGACCACCTCGACCACCACGACCACCCCTGCCACGCCTCTGAGCGCCCTGCAGCAGGGTAGTGGCTCTCCGTCTCCCAGGTTGAAGGCAGCTTCGGGTTTAATTGTCTTTTTCGCACAtttaattatctttcttatttattcagtCTTCAGTCGTTTAATTTGA